In Microbacterium sp. ABRD28, the genomic stretch GTGCGGGAGGCTTTCGGGCTCGCCCCCCTCGGCCCCGACGCCGGAGACCGGCGCGTCGATGCAGCCGTGGAGACCGCGCACCGCACCGGTGCGGTCATGGTGCTCAAGGGCGCGCGCACGATCGTCGCCGAACCCGGGGGGTGGCACGTCGTGGTCGCACAGGAGGGCACCTCCTGGCTCGCGACCGCCGGAACCGGCGACGTGCTCGCCGGGATTCTCGGGGCGGTCGTGGCCGGCGCGGCGGCTCGCGAGGAGCGGGCGGGAAACGCCGGCGACGGCGCGGGCGCGGCTGAGCCGGGCCTGGTGCCGTGGGCGCGGCGCGCCGCCGCCGCGGTGTGGCTGCACCAGCGCGCGGGTGCGCGGGCAGCCGAGCGGGCTGGCGGCGGTGCGGGGCGGCGTGGCGGCCCCGTCACGGCGCTCGATGTGGCCGGCGCCCTGCCCGCCGTGGTCGCTGAAGCGCTCGCCG encodes the following:
- a CDS encoding ADP/ATP-dependent (S)-NAD(P)H-hydrate dehydratase; this translates as MSTWDLPATAAELHAPADSDDKYRRGVLGIRTGSDQYPGAAVLGVEAAWRTGVGMVRYLGPDRPTTLVLHRRPETVTSGGRVQAWLIGSGTDAAARPRGEMSALRDILSRPEPVVIDAGALDLVADGAREGGVRVLTPHDREHDRVREAFGLAPLGPDAGDRRVDAAVETAHRTGAVMVLKGARTIVAEPGGWHVVVAQEGTSWLATAGTGDVLAGILGAVVAGAAAREERAGNAGDGAGAAEPGLVPWARRAAAAVWLHQRAGARAAERAGGGAGRRGGPVTALDVAGALPAVVAEALAG